AATAAATAATGGGTAATTTCCTAACAAATCAACAGATCGCTTCCCTAGTGGAAGCGATTCAGTCTGCGGAAGATCATTCTACGGGAGAGATCAGGGTACATATTGATTCCAATACGGATAGCCGTGATGCCAAGACGGCGTTTGAGGTTTTCAAAAAACTCGATATGGACAAAACTGCTGAAAGGAATGCTGTTCTTTTTCATGTCAATTTCGAACAAAAATATTTAACCATTATTGGAGATATCGGAATCCATGAAAAGGTAAAACAGTCTTACTGGGATCACCTTCACGACTATATTACTGCTGAATTTGCCAAAGGATATTATTACCAGGCACTGAAAAGTGCTATCCTGGAAACAGGACTTGAACTCAAAAAACATTTTCCTGTAGAAGGAGAAAATCCAAACCAACTCTCAAATGAAATTACGTTCTCTTAAAATAGTATTTTCATTTTTATTGCTTTGCTTTTACACTTTTGTATCAGCACAGTATACTATTCCCGAAAAACCTGCCGTTCTTTATCCTGTTTTTGATGAAGCCAATCTGCTTTCTCAGCAGGAAAAAGATGCCCTTAATAATAAACTGATCAAGTTTGCAGATACTACCTCAACGGAAATTGAAGTAGTGATCATCCGCTCTACCAAAGGAGAGGATATCAACTTTCTGGCGACCATGTTTGGCCAGAAATGGAAAATCGGAAAAAAAGGGGTGGATAACGGTGTCGTTTTCCTTATCGCAACAGAAGACAGAACAATGTCTATCCAGCAAGGACGTGCTGTAGAACAATACCTTACCGCTTCAGTAGCAGGACAGATTTTAGATTATATTGTAACGCCTAACTTTAAGAAAGGGCTTTGGTACGATGGAATCAATGGTGGAACCTCAGCTATTATGGAGGCTGTTCAGGGAAAATTCAAACCTATAGCGACAACAGCTCCTTCCGGTAACGGAAGCGCTTTTAAAGTTCTTATTATCGCTTTTATTATTTTCATCATTATTGCCATACTTTTCGGTAACAGAGGAGGTGGACGTGGTGGAAATAATGATGACGATGATGATGTGATCATTACAAGAAGAGGACGTAGAAATTATCCCGGTGGTTTCTTCCCATTCCCTGGCAGCTTTGGAGGAGGCGGCTTTGGCGGTGGAAGTTCCGGCGGCGGATTCGGTGGCTTTGGCGGTGGCGGAAGTTTTGGAGGCGGTGGTGCATCCGGCGGATGGTAAATCAGTCAATCATTTTTCAAATATATAACAGATCAGGTCATCACGACCTGATTTTTTATTTAAAAACCTAAAATAACATAGATTCTTTAACTTTTCTTAATGTTAAATTGATCTTTTCATATTAAAAAATTAACAAAAGTGTTAAAAAACCAACTTTTATTCAATTTTTTTTACTATATTTACTGAAAACAGGATTATGAAGAAGACGCTGGTAGTATTTGCACACCCTTATCTGGAGCACTCCAATTCGAATGTAGAGCTCATCAATTTCTACGTTCGCCACCAGCATTATACCCTAAGAGATCTTTACGAAGAATATCCTGACTTTCATATTGCA
Above is a genomic segment from Chryseobacterium viscerum containing:
- a CDS encoding TPM domain-containing protein, with product MGNFLTNQQIASLVEAIQSAEDHSTGEIRVHIDSNTDSRDAKTAFEVFKKLDMDKTAERNAVLFHVNFEQKYLTIIGDIGIHEKVKQSYWDHLHDYITAEFAKGYYYQALKSAILETGLELKKHFPVEGENPNQLSNEITFS
- a CDS encoding TPM domain-containing protein, with the translated sequence MKLRSLKIVFSFLLLCFYTFVSAQYTIPEKPAVLYPVFDEANLLSQQEKDALNNKLIKFADTTSTEIEVVIIRSTKGEDINFLATMFGQKWKIGKKGVDNGVVFLIATEDRTMSIQQGRAVEQYLTASVAGQILDYIVTPNFKKGLWYDGINGGTSAIMEAVQGKFKPIATTAPSGNGSAFKVLIIAFIIFIIIAILFGNRGGGRGGNNDDDDDVIITRRGRRNYPGGFFPFPGSFGGGGFGGGSSGGGFGGFGGGGSFGGGGASGGW